The Triticum urartu cultivar G1812 unplaced genomic scaffold, Tu2.1 TuUngrouped_contig_5740, whole genome shotgun sequence genome has a segment encoding these proteins:
- the LOC125529641 gene encoding putative disease resistance protein RGA1, translating into MEIFISALMGELISRSVSSIINKYSKPPAEAVEAGLERILLRGQVIIDEAMGRHITNHGMLQQLSMLRYAMYQGYYVLDTFRCQAHKEEENNLAVSQSGVVSNFRYAQRLCLSRSNNKRTAQGLEEALDSLRSMILDASEMVRFLTTYPRLHRQPYSMHLLLGKCMFARQRETELVMDFLLCTQPSTGSLGGFDVLPIVGPDSVGKSTLVAHVCEDERVRDCFSQIVSFRHDSFRVQDIAALGGTCALRHENNGRLLIVVDIVGDLYEDLWEILCSLCRQSTISGSKIIITSRSDKITKLGTTQTLVLKHLSHEAYWYFFKVITFGSTDPEMHPRLVYLAMEIAELLNGNLIEANVAACVLRANFDIKFWCKVLAFRRAYLQNQLCKFGEHPCEPVKENRPMYLQRLGRATEDVLVHGINQTCCSEEELPNITNVDVWYGNTRPQGIFKALAWKSRIPPYHCYIQTCEIRELQARAVKRKRPLMNASIRHV; encoded by the coding sequence ATGGAGATTTTCATTTCTGCGTTGATGGGTGAACTCATATCAAGATCGGTGAGTTCCATCATCAACAAATACTCCAAGCCACCGGCGGAGGCCGTTGAGGCTGGCTTGGAGAGGATTCTACTCAGGGGGCAGGTCATCATCGACGAGGCCATGGGGCGGCACATCACAAACCATGGAATGCTCCAGCAGCTTAGCATGCTGAGGTATGCCATGTACCAAGGCTACTATGTGCTTGACACCTTCAGATGCCAAGCACATAAAGAAGAGGAGAATAATCTGGCTGTGAGTCAATCTGGGGTTGTGTCCAACTTTCGTTATGCACAACGCCTCTGCCTCTCCCGCAGCAACAACAAAAGAACAGCGCAAGGGCTTGAAGAGGCCCTCGACAGTTTGAGATCCATGATTCTTGATGCCAGCGAGATGGTCAGGTTCCTGACAACATATCCTCGCCTGCATCGTCAGCCTTACAGCATGCATCTCTTGCTGGGCAAGTGCATGTTTGCCCGCCAGAGGGAAACAGAACTGGTTATGGACTTCCTATTGTGCACACAACCTTCTACTGGTAGTCTCGGCGGGTTTGATGTCCTCCCAATTGTCGGTCCGGACAGTGTTGGAAAGAGCACTCTTGTCGCTCATGTCTGTGAAGACGAAAGAGTACGTGATTGCTTCTCACAGATTGTTTCTTTCAGGCATGATAGTTTCAGAGTTCAAGATATAGCGGCTTTGGGAGGCACATGTGCACTGAGACATGAGAATAATGGGAGATTGCTGATTGTCGTCGACATAGTTGGGGATCTCTATGAAGATTTGTGGGAAATCTTGTGTTCTCTTTGCCGACAGAGCACTATAAGTGGCAGCAAAATCATCATCACAAGCCGATCTGACAAGATCACAAAGCTTGGAACAACGCAGACTCTAGTACTGAAGCATCTGTCTCATGAGGCATACTGGTATTTTTTCAAGGTGATTACGTTTGGAAGTACGGACCCCGAGATGCACCCGAGGCTTGTATATTTGGCAATGGAGATAGCAGAATTGCTGAATGGTAATCTCATTGAAGCAAATGTTGCTGCTTGTGTACTGAGAGCCAATTTTGACATCAAATTCTGGTGCAAGGTTCTGGCATTCCGAAGAGCCTACTTACAAAATCAGCTCTGCAAGTTTGGCGAGCATCCGTGTGAACCTGTCAAGGAGAATAGACCTATGTATCTTCAACGATTGGGTAGAGCTACTGAAGATGTTCTGGTTCATGGTATTAATCAGACATGCTGTTCTGAAGAGGAACTTCCCAACATAACGAACGTGGATGTTTGGTATGGAAATACTAGGCCCCAAGGTATATTTAAGGCTCTTGCATGGAAGTCTCGGATACCACCCTACCATTGCTACAT